The Mycolicibacterium arabiense genome has a window encoding:
- a CDS encoding FHA domain-containing protein, producing MSSGPTNHADGAQEVASTLTIRVGADSYRVERAQSPVVIGRPGTGAAEKPHIPISDGRVSREHLVVHARDGSWYGVPKGRNGVFINGEEINDEFEIPEDELTVVLGHPNVGVQVHFSGLDPSLVYVGTQVAQRRNELEISQRTLAAAQVMNAGALITFEKGRSWPRQKTREKLEAALGWPAGHIENLRRQYKAESGPGGNDVQPTDANDEERTVLLKTGGTTAVESRFMAETIAVALSNIKSQIAALPPAAADPSFQSRVGGLIADLNRLESAASNASRGSAGAPDILLGLGEVRRVRRELMLQAARSPNATIGQRVFAARHRAELTLEEAAAIVGISAHDLSAAEAGQTVSPPQLGALQRLVEVLR from the coding sequence GTGAGTTCAGGACCCACCAACCATGCAGACGGCGCACAGGAAGTCGCTTCCACGCTGACCATCCGGGTGGGCGCTGACTCCTATCGGGTGGAAAGGGCACAATCCCCGGTCGTCATCGGGCGGCCCGGTACTGGCGCCGCGGAGAAACCGCACATCCCGATCTCCGACGGTCGGGTCTCACGTGAACATCTCGTCGTCCACGCCCGGGACGGTTCCTGGTACGGCGTGCCGAAGGGCCGCAACGGCGTCTTCATCAACGGTGAAGAGATCAACGACGAGTTCGAGATCCCCGAGGACGAGTTGACCGTCGTCTTGGGACATCCAAACGTGGGTGTCCAGGTTCATTTCAGTGGGCTGGATCCCAGCCTCGTCTATGTCGGCACCCAGGTCGCGCAACGTCGCAACGAACTCGAGATCTCGCAGCGGACACTCGCTGCCGCACAGGTCATGAACGCCGGCGCACTCATCACTTTCGAGAAAGGGCGCAGCTGGCCACGGCAGAAGACCCGCGAAAAGTTGGAGGCGGCGCTCGGATGGCCAGCTGGCCACATCGAGAATCTGCGACGCCAGTACAAGGCCGAATCTGGCCCCGGCGGCAACGACGTCCAGCCCACGGATGCCAACGATGAAGAGCGCACCGTTCTGCTCAAGACAGGGGGTACGACCGCGGTCGAATCCCGCTTCATGGCGGAAACGATTGCAGTTGCGCTGTCCAACATCAAGTCTCAGATTGCAGCGCTGCCGCCGGCCGCGGCGGACCCCTCCTTCCAATCCAGGGTCGGCGGCCTCATTGCCGACCTCAATCGGCTCGAGTCAGCCGCGTCGAACGCCTCCCGCGGCTCGGCCGGCGCACCCGACATCCTGTTGGGTCTAGGCGAGGTGCGACGAGTGCGACGCGAGCTGATGCTGCAGGCTGCGCGATCGCCGAATGCCACGATCGGGCAACGGGTATTCGCCGCGCGTCATCGCGCGGAGCTGACCCTGGAGGAAGCGGCCGCGATCGTGGGGATCAGTGCACACGACCTCAGTGCGGCCGAAGCAGGGCAAACCGTCTCGCCGCCGCAACTGGGCGCCCTGCAACGGCTCGTTGAAGTGTTGCGATAG